The Tripterygium wilfordii isolate XIE 37 chromosome 4, ASM1340144v1, whole genome shotgun sequence genome has a window encoding:
- the LOC119996445 gene encoding transcription factor HHO1-like, which produces MLGRSHNVMADYHLMPLTEPARKNNRRSWTTELSNSFITAVETLGGPEAATPSKIKKLMQVEGLTTDQVKSHLQKYRHQSRRASQPNENPVNLPIDFQEQWICESFPVNMMVPNSSDVHSGASHNIPGHESKNAESSAPDIK; this is translated from the exons ATGCTGGGTAGGAGCCATAATGTTATGGCTGATTATCATCTCATGCCACTCACCGAGCCAGCTAGGAAAAACAATAGAAGAAGCTGGACTACAGAACTTTCTAATAGTTTCATCACTGCTGTAGAAACCCTTGGAGGCCCTGAAG CGGCAACCCCAAGTAAAATAAAGAAGCTAATGCAAGTAGAAGGCTTGACTACTGATCAAGTAAAAAGCCACCTGCAG AAGTACCGACACCAGAGTCGAAGGGCATCACAACCAAATGAGAATCCAGTAAATCTCCccatagactttcaagaacagtGGATCTGTGAAAGTTTCCCCGTCAACATGATGGTGCCAAATTCTTCCGACGTTCACTCTGGAGCAAGTCATAACATACCAGGTCATGAAAGCAAAAATGCTGAGAGTAGCGCACCAGATATCAAGTGA
- the LOC119996442 gene encoding vegetative cell wall protein gp1-like, whose amino-acid sequence MIGFRMSWFFIVLFLNFTLNSPVEAKHVKKLASAVAVGTVYCDKCFQEYFSKSSHFISGASVAVECKDENSRPSFRKEVTTDKHGEFRVHLPFSVAKHVRKIKACSVKLIRSSEPNCAVDSTAASSSLHLKSRKEGTHIFSAGFFTFKPQKQPSLCSQEPRLQNSRKLDSQKASFPPISDPTFPPPVEDPTKPDLPPLGQTHLPPLPLIPKLPPLPELPPLPPLPGLPNLPPLPGLPKLPPLPGNAAQTKPGDDKLTHPEFFFPTPPLFPPNPFQPPPLFPPLPFQPPPLLPLPPNPFQPPPAPLIPLPPNPFQPPPAPLIPLPPTPLIPLPPFPGLTPPSPPPPAFPFPLPPIFPFPPRGPGIPPASSSSSKKSSP is encoded by the exons ATGATAGGTTTCAGAATGTCCTGGTTTTTCATAGTGTTATTTCTTAATTTCACATTGAATAGTCCTGTAGAGGCCAAACATGTGAAGAAGCTTGCATCCGCAGTTGCTGTTGGCACTGTTTACTGTGACAAATGTTTCCAAGAATATTTCTCAAAGTCCAGTCACTTCATTTCAG GAGCATCTGTTGCCGTGGAATGCAAAGATGAGAACTCAAGACCGAGTTTCCGGAAAGAAGTGACAACAGATAAGCATGGAGAGTTCAGAGTTCATCTACCTTTCTCAGTTGCGAAACACGTCAGGAAAATTAAGGCATGCTCTGTAAAGTTAATTAGAAGCAGCGAACCAAATTGCGCTGTGGATTCAACGGCAGCATCTTCTTCACTCCATttgaaatcaagaaaggaaggaaCTCACATTTTCTCAGCGGGTTTTTTCACCTTCAAGCCTCAAAAACAGCCAAGCCTATGCAGCCAAGAACCAAGACTTCAAAATTCCAGGAAACTGGATTCCCAAAAAGCATCATTTCCTCCAATCAGTGACCCAACTTTTCCACCTCCAGTTGAAGACCCTACAAAGCCTGATCTTCCTCCACTAGGCCAAACCCATCTACCACCTCTCCCTCTAATTCCCAAACTACCACCACTTCCAGAACTCCCTCCGCTGCCACCTCTTCCAGGACTGCCTAACCTGCCACCTCTACCAGGTCTGCCTAAACTGCCACCATTGCCTGGAAATGCTGCACAGACAAAACCTGGGGATGATAAGCTCACACACCCAGAGTTTTTCTTTCCAACTCCACCACTATTTCCACCAAATCCATTCCAGCCACCGCCGCTTTTTCCTCCACTCCCATTCCAGCCACCACCTCTGCTTCCATTGCCTCCTAACCCTTTTCAGCCTCCTCCAGCTCCTCTGATTCCATTGCCTCCTAACCCATTTCAGCCTCCTCCAGCTCCTCTCATTCCACTGCCTCCAACTCCTCTCATTCCATTGCCTCCATTTCCTGGCCTGACACCGCCGTCACCGCCACCACCTGCCTTCCCCTTTCCTCTCCCTCCAATATTCCCCTTCCCTCCTCGTGGCCCAGGAATCCCCCctgcttcttcctcttcttcaaagAAATCTTCTCCTTGA